The segment TGCTTTTGTCGGCTTCTTGGTGCGCTTGCTGTTCATTCAAAAGAGAATCGCAACCAACCTCCCCCGGCAAAAAGGGCCCTCCGTCGCTTAAGGACCGGTGTGAACCTCTTCCCTCGAAACTATCAGACTCACCCCTGTTGTTGAACCGGAAGCAGTCCCACCCGGCCCTCTTCCCTCTGCTTAGGCAGGCCAAACCAAGCGAACTACCCAACCCGGCTGAATATGAAACGCATAGAATAACCATAATCAACCGAGGCGAGGGAGGTTTCCATCGTGGGTTTTCCCGGTTTTATCGGACTGGCGATCGGCATTAAAATCGCGATCATCGTGGTTCTGTTTCTGTTTTTTCTCTTCTTCGGGTTGTTTTTCTTCTTCTTTTTCTGGTTTTAATCTGAAGCCGGCAAGCCGGCTTTTTTTGTACAGATCAATTTGAGTCATTTGACCCGGTTACAACAGCGGATGGACGGTCATAGGATGTCAACTGTACCCCCTAATAAAACCTCAAGGAGGAATCAAGAAGAAAATGTTTCATCCTGTGCCCTTCTATCCACATATGCCCTACCCTCATCACCCGGCTGGTTATGGCCCGTACCCCTATCACCACCGTTATAAAAAACGTCGCAAACGGTACCATCACCACCCTTATCATCACCACCCCTATCATTATCACCCTTATCGGCACCACAAACACCATCATCACAAGCATCATCACCACAAGCACCATTTTTACCACGGCCACTATCCCTACCATCATCACAAACATCCATTCTGGGATAGTTCATCAAGCAGTTCAAGCAGTTCAAGCAGTTCGTCCTGATGACATGACAAATTTTCGACCCGGGAAGCCGGGTTTCTTTTTTGTGATCGGGTGATCGGTCTCCATTCACATCCCCCCGTTTTTTTTGGGGTAGATCCAAGGAAATTCAGGTCGCTTGGTATAATAGTCAAAGTAGGAAGCAAAGGGCAAATCCACGGGAATAACCACATGAGGGAACCAGGTTGGAGGTGTGCGTGGATGACATCTTTTCAGGAGATGCTCGTTCCCGTCAGGTTGACGAAATGGATGCTTCCCCCGGCGGATCACAACGGGAGTGTGAAAACACCGGGGGAAGCTGCTCCTTTACAGGGGAACCATCTGTCCATAACAACCGACGATGGTGCAGTCCTGGCAGCCGTGCTGGAGGGAGACGGGCCACTCGTCGTCCTTTCCCATTGCTGGACAGGCAGCCATGCCATATGGGCCCCGGTTGCAGAACGTCTCGTCGGAAGTGGATACCGCGTCTTGTCATATGATCAGCGGGGACACGGTGCCTCGACGGTCGGTGCTGAAGGTTTGAGCATTCGACGGATCGGTGCTGATCTGGCATCCGTTCTCCAGGCGCTCGATGCGAAGGAGGCGATTGTGGCGGGTCACTCCCTGGGAGGGATGGCCATCCAAGCCATGGCTCTCCATCATCCGGATTGTATTTCCAAGCATGTGCGCGAGGTGTTTCTTGTGGCGACGGCCGCATACGGGATCGGAATGAACCGGCTCCGCAAACTGGTCACACCCGTGATCGGAAGCGCCCTGCTGGAACGGGTGATGGGAGGGCGACTCGGTCATCTCCTCGTCCGCGGCGCTCTTGGATCCAATGCACGGCAGACGGACCTTGTAAACACACGGGACCACTTTATTGCCTGCAAGCCCCATGTGAGAAGCACGATCCTTGCCGCGATGCAGATGATGGACTTACGCGACCTGAAGTCGATCGACGTTCCGGTCACTGTGGTTCACGGTACACGGGATCTTTTGACACCGCCCAGCCGTGGGCGCGAACTGGCGGGTCGTCTGGGAGCTGAGCTCGTCTGGATAGAGGGCGCCGGTCATATGTTGCCCCTCGAAGCTCCCGGTGAGATCGCCGAGCTGATCGGGCGATCCGCCCGATGATCTCGATCAACACTTCCGGAAGCGTTGTGATTTATGCGTTCATGGCCGGTCGGGATTGGGTTTCACATGTCGTTTTCGTTGTTCTTACGATCCAAAATCACTCCATGGGAAACCCAACCCTCTCTTTGAGGGGCTTTTTCACAATGCTTTTAGTGCTGGCCGGGTAAGGCATCGAATGGACGATCCACCATTCCAGCAGGCCGACTGCCGCAGAAGCGAGAAATAGTACCAAAAAACTTTCCATTCATCCCCGGATGAATGCCGTGAATTTCGTTTTACTCCTCTATTCTCTGCATCATAACCGCCATCAGTCAGCTTCTGAACGCCAAACAAAGCCAGGATCCTTTGCGGGTCCTGGCTTTTGATGGATTATCTGGACAACGAATGGATCGTCGCATGGGCATCAGCAGTGAGCTGCTTTTTCGCCTTGGTGGAAAGATGAATCCTTGGTACACTGTGATCGATATCCTTCAGGAATTTCTGCATTTGCGTGACCGCTTGACCCAAGTGCTCTTTCTCGTATTGGTCCCGTGCCTGATGCAAGCGATGGAGTAGCCGTGCCTTCATCCGCCTACTCATTTCCCCTGATTTTGCAAACCCTTGGATGGATTTTTCCATCGTATCAAAATTTGTCTGGATGTCATGAAAACCGAGCAGCTCCATTTCAGCCAGCGATGTGGTAGCGTGCCCACCATTGGAGGTCACTTCCAGTCGGTAGAACGAATATTTCCCCGGATGTTGGATTGTAAAGGCTCGGGTATACTGGCGCCATCTGAACCTTTCATCACTTCTTCGATCCAAGATTGTCCACTTTTTTCCGTCGTTGGAACCTTTCAAAACCCAGCTTCTTGGATCGGCCCCGGTTGTGGTGCCCGAAGTCAGGGTGTACATCTGGGCCTTCTGTTTTCCTTCCTTAAATCGATATTGGATCCAAGGGGTTTTGCTTTCCATGGTCAACCGAGTGCCCGATGTATTGTCAAACAACAAGTCTGTATGGCCACCTTCGCTGTCCGTGGCAATGCCCTTTTCCCCGGCGTTCAATCCATCCGTCAAATCTTTCATGGGTTGCGGTGCCAGTGCCGACCCGTCTGTCGAACCCGGAGTGATCGATTTGGGCAAATCCTGTTCTTTACTCCCCCATTTGGAGGGTTTTGGACCCATCTCAAAATCCAAGACGGCTCCTTTGCCAAGGATCTCATGGGACAAGCTGGTATGGGTGTACTTCTTGCCATTGATTTTCAAGCTTTGCACGTATCGATTCTCTTTGCTGTTCTCGGGGGCGTTAATCACGATCTTCTTTCCGTTTTCCAAATGGATGGTAGCTTTCTTGAACAGCGGTGAGCCGATCACGTACTCCGGACTGCCCATCTGCAGCGGATAGAAGCCCAATGCACTGAAGATATACCAAGCGGACATTTCACCGTTATCCTCATCTCCAGGGTATCCCTGGCCGATCTCACTACCGATGTAGAGTCGATCCAACACTTCCCGTACCTTCTCCTGGGTCTTCCAGGGTTGTCCTGCGTAATTGTACATGTAGGCGATGTGATGGGAGGGTTGATTGCTGTGGCCGTACATGCCCATCCTCACATCTCTCGCTTCTCTCATTTCGTGAATCACGCCGCCATAGGCTCCTTTGTAAGCAGGCAATGCGGTTTCCGGAGTACTGAAGAATTTATCCAGCTTTTCGGCCAACTTTTCTCTGCCCCCATAGAGGTTGGCCAGCCCCTGCCCATCCTGCGGGGCGTGGAAGGCCATGTTCCAGGCGTTCGTCTCCGTATAATCCCCTCCCCACTCTGCAGGGTTGAATTGATCCGGAGTCGCCCTCCATGAACCGTCTGACTTTCTCCCCATGAAAAATTTCACATCGGGGTTGAATAGATGGATATAATTCTGCGCCCGATTCAGATAGTACGGATAGTCCTCCTTATAGTGGGAGTGATAGGGGTCTTTTTTGTCTCTCTTTATATCCAGGGCGTGGGCCAGGTTCGCAATGCCAAAATCGTTGATATAGCCATCCATCGCCCAGGATAACCCTTCACCTGTCGAAGTGTTGGTATACCCGTCGAAGATGGACGTGTCCAGTCCCTTTCTGCCTGTGCCTGCGTTCGGACTGATCACCGCAGCATTTTTGACCGCGGATTGGTAGAAGCTCTCTACATCAAAATTGGTGACCCCTTTCAGATAAGCATCTGCAAAGGCAACATCGGAGCTGGTCCCTACCATCAGATTGGCATAGCCAGGGGAGGACCACCTCGAGATCCAACCGCCATCTCGGTAATGCTGGACAAACCCATCGATCATCTCGCCGGCCATCGTCGGGGTCAACAAGGTATAAGCCGGCCAAGTGGCCCGGTAGGTGTCCCAGAAGCCATTGTTGACATAGGGCTTTCCTGCCACGATCTTGGCACCGGTTTGAGTGGGGGTGTCAGCTCCCTCAGCAGGAGAAAAGGGACTCGCATACTTGTATTCCGGTTGCTCCACCGTGCCGACATTTTCAAAGCCGGAGTTTGGATAGAGGAATAATCGATACATGTTGGAGTACAGAGTGACGAGCTGGTCTTCCGTAGCCCCCTCCACTTCGATCTTCCCCAGCTTTTCGTCCCACTTCTTCTGAGCTTTTTCCTTTATGGATTCAAATGTATCCTTCGATCCGATCTCCTGTTCCAGGTTTTTCTTTGCTTGATCCACACTGATCAAAGAGGTTGCAATTTTCATGGTCACCACTTTGTCGCTCTCTTTGCCGGTGTCGAATCGGAAGTAGCCGGTCACGTGATCCCGCCCTTCTCCTGTCAACTTTCCACCGGATGTGACCGGCTGATCGAATGTTGCGTAAAAAAACATGCGCGTCGCACCCGTGGATAAACCGCTTTTGACATCGGAGTAACCTGAAAGCTCTCCCTTCTTCTGATCCAGGGTGATGCCGCCGTTATTATTCACATTGTCAAAGATCAGATTGGAGGTGTCTCCCTTAAATGTGAATCGAACCATGGCCGCATGATCCGTCGGGGTCATCTCCGTTTGAATGCCGTTATCAAACCTGACACTGTAGTAGTGGGCTTGTGCGACTTCATTGGAGTGCCGGAACGGTAATGCACGATCCTTGCGATTGGCAGTTGGCGTTGCCCCTTTGTCAGCGGAGGGCATCACTTGAAAAGTCTGACGGTCGCCCATCCAGGGACTTGTTTCGTGGCTGACGGAGAAAGCCTCGATTTGTGGGAGGTTGTCCCCGTTGTTCCTTTCATGATAATGATAGAGCCAGCTGGTCGAACCCGCGTCAGTCACCGGCGTCCAAAAGTTAAAGCCATGGGGGACCGCCACAGCGGGAAAATTGTTCCCCCTGGAAAAGGTTCCATTGGACTGCGTCCCTCTCAAGGTGTTTACATATTCGGAAGGCTTCGAATAGGTCTTTGGGGTGGGGTTCCCTTCAATTTTGATATCGTCGATACTTCCCTTGAAAACAGCCGGGCCCTTGGGATGGTCGTAGGCGATGAGGATCCTTTTGATCGTTTTCCCGGCCGCTACGGCGCCGATCTTGGATTTTTTATGGTTCCATTGGTTGGAATACAATGTTTTCGATTTTCCCTGCTCCCGTGGATGCAGCTTAATTCCATGTTGATCCACCGCACCTAGATCATGGAGATAGGTTCCGTCTGAAAAGGCGAGGTCGACCGCCATATAGGTACTGGCATCATCCAAGTGATCTCTGTTGGTGAACTCCGGAAAGATATAATAGGAGAGTTCCGTCTTCGAAGTCACGGGAATCTCCACATCAAAAACCTTGTTGTAGGAATAAGCCCGCCCTTTGGAAGTGTGGGTTCCGGCATAGGTAAGCGCTCTCAATCCGGTCCAACCGACCTTGGTCTTGGCCATATAGGCACTTGAAGGACCGTTTCCAATCTCAGATTTCATATCGGAAGGAGGAGGCGGCGGGACATCGATCCCGTTGGAAAGTTGGATCTCCGCCAGTTGGATCATGGGTTCACCGCCATTTTTGGTGATGTCCAACCGATAGTACAAATACTTCTCCTTGTTCTCAAACTCATAGATTTTGGTCTGAAACCGGTCTTTGAACACCTCATTGGTTTTCTTATCCAGCGTGGTCCAGTGTTCCCCGTCATTGGACCCCGAAAATGTCCAATCCCTCGGGTCCCTACCCTCAAAGTCGTTGGCTGAGGTCAACGCAATCTTGATGACCGCCTCCGCTTCGGAAAGTTTCAGCTGGATATAGGCTGAGTTCTCCTTAATCAGCCATTTTGTGTTTACATCCCGGTCGATCAATTTGTCTTTCGTTTCATCCGGTGG is part of the Kroppenstedtia eburnea genome and harbors:
- a CDS encoding alpha/beta fold hydrolase translates to MTSFQEMLVPVRLTKWMLPPADHNGSVKTPGEAAPLQGNHLSITTDDGAVLAAVLEGDGPLVVLSHCWTGSHAIWAPVAERLVGSGYRVLSYDQRGHGASTVGAEGLSIRRIGADLASVLQALDAKEAIVAGHSLGGMAIQAMALHHPDCISKHVREVFLVATAAYGIGMNRLRKLVTPVIGSALLERVMGGRLGHLLVRGALGSNARQTDLVNTRDHFIACKPHVRSTILAAMQMMDLRDLKSIDVPVTVVHGTRDLLTPPSRGRELAGRLGAELVWIEGAGHMLPLEAPGEIAELIGRSAR
- a CDS encoding GH92 family glycosyl hydrolase, producing MKMWRKMKPLTIGVCFSLLAGGGVIPPMKQAAAAPADFFSSFEKGDPQPTWENTVETDASGKKMASGVDGNIPFDGIQGDITDKVTEITVPGENPPDETKDKLIDRDVNTKWLIKENSAYIQLKLSEAEAVIKIALTSANDFEGRDPRDWTFSGSNDGEHWTTLDKKTNEVFKDRFQTKIYEFENKEKYLYYRLDITKNGGEPMIQLAEIQLSNGIDVPPPPPSDMKSEIGNGPSSAYMAKTKVGWTGLRALTYAGTHTSKGRAYSYNKVFDVEIPVTSKTELSYYIFPEFTNRDHLDDASTYMAVDLAFSDGTYLHDLGAVDQHGIKLHPREQGKSKTLYSNQWNHKKSKIGAVAAGKTIKRILIAYDHPKGPAVFKGSIDDIKIEGNPTPKTYSKPSEYVNTLRGTQSNGTFSRGNNFPAVAVPHGFNFWTPVTDAGSTSWLYHYHERNNGDNLPQIEAFSVSHETSPWMGDRQTFQVMPSADKGATPTANRKDRALPFRHSNEVAQAHYYSVRFDNGIQTEMTPTDHAAMVRFTFKGDTSNLIFDNVNNNGGITLDQKKGELSGYSDVKSGLSTGATRMFFYATFDQPVTSGGKLTGEGRDHVTGYFRFDTGKESDKVVTMKIATSLISVDQAKKNLEQEIGSKDTFESIKEKAQKKWDEKLGKIEVEGATEDQLVTLYSNMYRLFLYPNSGFENVGTVEQPEYKYASPFSPAEGADTPTQTGAKIVAGKPYVNNGFWDTYRATWPAYTLLTPTMAGEMIDGFVQHYRDGGWISRWSSPGYANLMVGTSSDVAFADAYLKGVTNFDVESFYQSAVKNAAVISPNAGTGRKGLDTSIFDGYTNTSTGEGLSWAMDGYINDFGIANLAHALDIKRDKKDPYHSHYKEDYPYYLNRAQNYIHLFNPDVKFFMGRKSDGSWRATPDQFNPAEWGGDYTETNAWNMAFHAPQDGQGLANLYGGREKLAEKLDKFFSTPETALPAYKGAYGGVIHEMREARDVRMGMYGHSNQPSHHIAYMYNYAGQPWKTQEKVREVLDRLYIGSEIGQGYPGDEDNGEMSAWYIFSALGFYPLQMGSPEYVIGSPLFKKATIHLENGKKIVINAPENSKENRYVQSLKINGKKYTHTSLSHEILGKGAVLDFEMGPKPSKWGSKEQDLPKSITPGSTDGSALAPQPMKDLTDGLNAGEKGIATDSEGGHTDLLFDNTSGTRLTMESKTPWIQYRFKEGKQKAQMYTLTSGTTTGADPRSWVLKGSNDGKKWTILDRRSDERFRWRQYTRAFTIQHPGKYSFYRLEVTSNGGHATTSLAEMELLGFHDIQTNFDTMEKSIQGFAKSGEMSRRMKARLLHRLHQARDQYEKEHLGQAVTQMQKFLKDIDHSVPRIHLSTKAKKQLTADAHATIHSLSR